In the Arachis ipaensis cultivar K30076 chromosome B10, Araip1.1, whole genome shotgun sequence genome, one interval contains:
- the LOC107619910 gene encoding protein FAR1-RELATED SEQUENCE 5-like has translation MGFEEQEGVYDTRIEAEETVAECEGKADPIFHELNGVEGLQVEDILQMEFCTPEEARCFYNSYSRLKGFATRQGKKVPNKVGEIVRYTFVCNRQGFRDKKWLEMADRKREHKVVTHCGCLAEMRIKRKDGSGKWYVSRFLDNHNHELVAGKYVDYLRSHRGLSDVEIAHLTSLREVGISIPKIYQSFAAQVGGFNLVRFTKQDMYNEVRKQRSLQNGDVNAAVRYLEGVARVDNRMYWRYTLGQDNNMCDLFWSDGRSQLDYGIFGDVLAFDATYGRNKYNLLVVVFSGVNHHNQTCIFGAAMVSCETQESYIWVLEKFLECMEGKPPNAVITDGDPAMRIAIHEVFPEAHHRLCAWHLLRNATSNICDPRFTHLFRQCMLADLEVHEFEAHWDAMLDECGVREVDWVKDLYRRKHAWATAYIRGRFFAGIRTTSRCESLHAKLGRFVESRYGILEFVTNFQRCIDFLHDNEDELDFRSSYGTPVLQTEFVELEKSGWTKYTRKMFFRYRETLRRCVRVKICHCDVSDSGEVCFGRVACLSDDDFKDYSKKILSDALRLEMKHGLRTAEETVVSVSDVGMKDPIHVRTKGTRRLSQPSATMGKKHHKCRAEPSGGRRCRPPKSVLMDSGNRIVPQADQCALMWVLATMHVVLLNPFYG, from the exons ATGGGTTTCGAAGAACAG GAAGGTGTGTATGACACGAGGATTGAAGCTGAAGAAACTGTAGCTGAATGTGAAGGCAAGGCAGATCCGATTTTTCATGAATTGAACGGGGTGGAAGGTCTCCAAGTAGAAGATATCCTTCAAATGGAGTTTTGTACTCCCGAAGAAGCACGGTGTTTTTATAACAGCTATAGCCGATTGAAGGGATTTGCCACGAGGCAGGGGAAAAAGGTACCGAACAAGGTAGGAGAGATTGTTAGGTATACGTTCGTGTGCAACAGGCAAGGGTTTCGTGATAAAAAATGGTTGGAGATGGCTGatcgaaagagggaacacaaggtAGTGACTCACTGTGGCTGCTTAGCTGAGATGAGAATTAAGCGAAAAGATGGCAGTGGGAAGTGGTATGTGTCACGGTTTTTGGACAACCATAACCATGAGCTCGTAGCTGGGAAGTATGTTGACTATTTGAGGTCGCATAGGGGGCTATCTGATGTTGAAATTGCTCATCTGACTAGCTTGAGGGAGGTGGGTATAAGCATACCAAAAATATATCAGTCATTTGCCGCACAGGTTGGCGGTTTTAACCTCGTCAGGTTCACTAAGCAAGACATGTATAACGAGGTTAGAAAGCAAAGAAGCTTGCAGAATGGGGATGTTAATGCAGCAGTTCGCTATTTGGAAGGTGTAGCTCGTGTGGATAACAGGATGTACTGGAGGTATACGCTAGGGCAGGACAACAATATGTGCGACCTGTTCTGGAGCGATGGCCGTAGTCAGCTGGATTATGGAATTTTCGGCGATGTTCTTGCATTTGATGCCACATATGGTCGAAACAAGTACAATCTCCTTGTGGTTGTGTTTTCAGGAGTGAACCACCACAATCAAACCTGTATTTTTGGGGCGGCAATGGTATCGTGCGAAACACAAGAGTCCTACATTTGGGTATTAGAAAAGTTTCTGGAATGCATGGAAGGAAAACCCCCAAATGCGGTCATCACGGATGGAGATCCAGCGATGCGCATAGCTATTCACGAGGTCTTTCCCGAGGCCCACCACAGGTTATGTGCATGGCATCTTCTCCGGAACGCCACGTCAAACATATGCGACCCACGCTTCACCCATCTTTTTAGGCAATGCATGCTTGCTGACTTGGAGGTTCATGAGTTTGAGGCACATTGGGATGCTATGTTGGATGAATGTGGGGTAAGGGAAGTCGATTGGGTTAAGGACCTCTACCGGCGAAAGCATGCTTGGGCGACTGCGTACATCAGAGGCCGCTTTTTTGCTGGTATACGCACAACGTCTCGCTGCGAGTCACTTCACGCGAAGCTTGGTAGGTTTGTGGAGAGTAGGTATGGCATACTTGAATTTGTGACAAACTTCCAAAGGTGCATAGATTTTTTGCATGATAATGAGGATGAGCTTGATTTTCGTTCCTCGTACGGGACCCCAGTGTTACAAACTGAATTTGTTGAGCTTGAGAAGTCGGGTTGGACAAAGTACACCCGTAAAATGTTCTTCAGATATCGGGAAACTCTTAGGAGATGTGTTCGAGTTAAGATTTGCCACTGCGATGTTAGTGATAGCGGAGAAGT CTGTTTTGGTCGGGTAGCATGTCTCAGCGATGACGACTTCAAGGATTACTCGAAGAAGATACTCAGTGATGCCCTCCGACTGGAGATGAAGCACGGGCTAAGAACAGCGGAGGAAACCGTTGTTTCCGTGTCCGATGTTGGCATGAAGGACCCCATTCATGTGAGAACTAAGGGCACCCGTCGTTTAAGCCAGCCGTCGGCAACAATGGGAAAGAAACATCATAAAT GCCGAGCAGAGCCATCCGGAGGGCGAAGATGCCGCCCCCCTAAGTCAGTTTTGATGGACTCGGGAAATCGTATAGTCCCCCAAGCAGATCAATGCGCTTTGATGTGGGTTCTGGCAACTATGCATGTGGTCCT TTTAAATCCTTTTTACGGTTGA